Proteins encoded in a region of the Streptococcus sanguinis genome:
- the tyrS gene encoding tyrosine--tRNA ligase: MHIFDELKERGLVFQTTDEAALRKALEEGQVSYYSGYDPTADSLHLGHLVAILTSRRLQLAGHKPYALVGGATGLIGDPSFKDAERSLQTKETVEGWVKSIQNQLSRFLDFEKGDNKAEMVNNYDWFSSISFIDFLRDVGKYFTVNYMMSKDSVKSRIETGISYTEFAYQIMQGYDFYILNQNHGITLQIGGSDQWGNMTAGTELLRRKADKTGHVMTVPLITDATGKKFGKSEGNAVWLNPDKTSPYEMYQFWMNVMDADAIRFLKIFTFLSLDEIEEIRQQFEAAPHERLAQKVLAREVVSLVHGQEAYQEALNITEQLFAGNIKNLSVKELKQGLRGVPNYQVQAEDDLNIVELLVTVGVVNSKRQAREDVQNGAIYVNGERIQDLDYVLSSSDKLEGELTVIRRGKKKYFVLTY, encoded by the coding sequence ATGCACATTTTTGATGAGCTAAAAGAACGTGGCTTGGTATTCCAAACCACTGATGAAGCAGCTTTACGCAAGGCCTTAGAAGAAGGACAAGTCTCTTATTATAGTGGATACGATCCGACCGCTGACAGCCTGCACCTTGGCCACTTGGTAGCCATTCTGACTAGCCGTCGCTTGCAACTAGCTGGACACAAACCCTACGCTCTAGTCGGAGGAGCAACTGGATTGATTGGCGATCCATCCTTTAAGGATGCAGAGCGCAGTCTCCAAACCAAGGAAACCGTAGAAGGCTGGGTAAAATCTATCCAAAATCAGCTTTCTCGCTTTCTGGACTTTGAAAAAGGCGATAATAAGGCCGAAATGGTCAACAATTATGACTGGTTTAGCAGCATTAGCTTTATCGACTTCCTGCGCGACGTCGGCAAATACTTTACTGTCAACTACATGATGAGTAAAGATTCCGTTAAGAGCCGGATTGAGACAGGGATTTCTTATACAGAATTCGCCTACCAGATCATGCAAGGATATGACTTCTATATCCTCAATCAAAACCACGGCATAACCCTGCAAATCGGTGGCTCTGACCAGTGGGGGAATATGACAGCAGGTACAGAGCTCCTGCGCCGCAAGGCTGACAAGACTGGCCATGTGATGACCGTTCCACTCATTACCGACGCTACTGGCAAAAAATTCGGCAAGTCAGAAGGTAATGCTGTCTGGCTCAATCCTGACAAGACTTCTCCTTACGAAATGTATCAATTCTGGATGAATGTCATGGACGCAGACGCTATCCGCTTCCTGAAAATTTTTACCTTCCTATCCTTGGATGAGATCGAAGAGATTCGCCAACAATTTGAAGCAGCACCACACGAACGCTTGGCGCAGAAAGTCCTAGCTCGCGAAGTGGTCAGTCTGGTTCACGGTCAAGAAGCTTACCAGGAAGCCCTCAACATCACTGAGCAGCTCTTTGCTGGAAATATCAAGAACCTATCCGTTAAGGAACTCAAACAAGGTCTGCGAGGTGTTCCTAACTATCAGGTCCAAGCAGAAGACGACCTCAATATTGTAGAACTGCTTGTGACAGTTGGCGTGGTAAACTCCAAACGTCAAGCCCGCGAGGACGTCCAAAACGGCGCTATCTATGTCAATGGTGAACGCATCCAAGATTTAGACTATGTCCTCAGCTCCTCAGATAAACTGGAAGGCGAGCTGACAGTTATCCGCCGCGGTAAGAAGAAATACTTTGTCCTGACCTACTAA
- a CDS encoding putative RNA methyltransferase → MKPKLARFAQAPALACPLCQQSLAMEENSLKCPNRHSYDIAKFGYVNLAPQAKQAKDYDKTSFQNRQFILEVGFYQHILDALLDLLQALPEEQTILDVACGEGYYARKIQEEFPNKEIYAFDLSKDSIQLAAKSDQSLAVKWFVGDLAHLPVQDQSIDVLLDIFSPANYHEFQRVLKKEGLIIKVIPTENHLKEIRQKAAQYLDKKDYSNQDIIQHFQKHFTILSRKTVESTHALHSEEKTALLQMTPLLFHVEKKLINWEQLTHATISAEILIGKLKQAKI, encoded by the coding sequence ATGAAACCAAAACTCGCCCGCTTTGCCCAAGCTCCGGCTCTGGCCTGTCCACTCTGCCAGCAAAGCTTAGCTATGGAAGAAAACAGCCTCAAGTGCCCCAATCGCCATTCCTACGACATCGCCAAATTCGGTTATGTCAATCTAGCTCCCCAGGCTAAACAAGCTAAAGACTATGACAAAACGAGCTTTCAAAATAGGCAATTCATCTTGGAAGTCGGCTTTTATCAGCATATCCTAGACGCGTTGCTGGATCTGCTGCAGGCTCTTCCTGAAGAACAGACCATCCTAGACGTCGCTTGCGGAGAGGGCTACTATGCTCGAAAAATTCAGGAAGAATTTCCCAACAAAGAAATTTACGCTTTTGATTTATCCAAAGATTCTATCCAGTTAGCTGCCAAAAGCGATCAGAGCCTTGCTGTAAAATGGTTCGTCGGTGATTTGGCACACTTGCCCGTTCAGGATCAAAGCATAGATGTCTTGCTGGACATCTTCTCACCAGCTAACTATCATGAATTTCAGCGAGTATTGAAAAAAGAGGGGCTTATCATTAAAGTCATCCCAACAGAAAACCATCTGAAAGAAATTCGTCAAAAAGCTGCTCAGTATCTGGACAAGAAAGATTATTCTAATCAAGATATCATCCAGCACTTCCAGAAACACTTTACAATCCTATCTAGAAAGACTGTAGAATCCACACATGCTCTGCATTCTGAGGAGAAAACTGCCCTGCTGCAGATGACTCCTTTACTCTTTCATGTTGAAAAAAAACTAATCAATTGGGAGCAGCTTACACATGCCACCATTTCAGCCGAGATTCTTATCGGAAAACTAAAACAAGCAAAAATCTGA
- a CDS encoding ABC transporter ATP-binding protein, with the protein MVELNLKNIYKKYPNSDHYSVEDFNLDIKDKEFIVFVGPSGCGKSTTLRMIAGLEDITEGTASIDGTVVNDVAPKDRDIAMVFQNYALYPHMTVYDNMAFGLKLRKYSKEDIDKRVNEAAEILGLKEFLQRKPADLSGGQRQRVAMGRAIVRDAKVFLMDEPLSNLDAKLRVSMRAEIAKIHRRIGATTIYVTHDQTEAMTLADRIVIMSATKNPAGTGTIGRVEQIGTPQEVYNNPVNKFVAGFIGSPAMNFIPVKLEGNEIVAEGLRLTVPEGALKVLREKGYEGKELIFGIRPEDVNAEAAFLETFPNSVVHAKISVSELLGAESHLYCQVGSSEFVARVDSRDYLETGAGIDLGFDLNKAHFFDPETEKTVY; encoded by the coding sequence ATGGTCGAATTAAATCTGAAAAATATCTATAAAAAATATCCCAACAGCGACCACTACTCAGTGGAAGACTTCAATCTTGATATTAAGGACAAGGAATTTATCGTCTTTGTCGGTCCGTCTGGTTGCGGGAAATCAACTACGCTGCGTATGATTGCAGGTCTTGAGGACATCACAGAAGGAACTGCCTCTATTGACGGTACAGTGGTCAATGATGTGGCGCCAAAAGACCGTGACATCGCTATGGTCTTCCAGAACTATGCCCTTTATCCACATATGACTGTCTACGACAACATGGCCTTTGGTCTTAAGTTGCGCAAGTACAGTAAAGAAGATATTGACAAACGGGTGAACGAAGCAGCAGAAATCTTAGGCTTGAAGGAATTCTTGCAGCGCAAGCCAGCTGATTTGTCTGGTGGTCAGCGTCAGCGGGTAGCTATGGGACGCGCTATCGTTCGGGATGCAAAGGTTTTCCTCATGGATGAGCCTTTGTCAAACTTAGATGCGAAGCTGCGTGTTTCTATGCGGGCGGAGATTGCCAAGATTCACCGCCGTATCGGAGCAACAACTATCTACGTAACGCACGACCAAACAGAAGCTATGACCTTGGCGGATCGTATTGTTATCATGTCAGCGACCAAGAACCCTGCTGGAACTGGAACGATTGGACGAGTGGAGCAGATTGGTACGCCGCAGGAAGTGTATAACAACCCAGTTAATAAATTCGTTGCCGGCTTCATTGGCAGCCCAGCTATGAACTTCATCCCAGTTAAGCTTGAAGGGAATGAGATTGTCGCAGAAGGTCTGCGCTTGACTGTGCCAGAAGGAGCACTCAAGGTTCTTCGGGAGAAAGGTTACGAGGGCAAGGAGCTGATCTTCGGTATTCGTCCAGAGGATGTTAATGCAGAAGCTGCTTTCTTGGAAACTTTCCCTAATTCAGTTGTGCATGCCAAGATTTCTGTTTCAGAATTGCTGGGAGCAGAGTCTCATCTCTATTGTCAAGTGGGTTCTAGTGAGTTTGTAGCGCGTGTGGATTCACGGGATTACCTAGAAACTGGTGCGGGTATTGACCTAGGCTTTGACCTCAATAAAGCGCACTTCTTTGATCCAGAGACAGAGAAGACAGTCTATTAA
- a CDS encoding SIALI-17 repeat-containing surface protein, whose translation MKRTEKVLRYSIRKSVLGVGSVLICALFLGHSLVAADEEQPVANAVENPVAASPVNQDLTTVREAANTEVGTFLAEKVTDLGNNPNLSDEELAAAKDEVNQTAAKAQNEIAAAEDKERIDQAKEDGLADIKSINPVGKDLLLDEIQNGKAEFDKLVDSSDLLPEEQKKSFQESVRRKAAEAEDAIQKLDVNAATAEQAEVIQEQAVTEEDKFFKFIASSTVDFTLAAKLADLEANPNLSEAEKKAVRGEIEQVVETAKKAIEGADSQEIYDRAKETAIAHLAKIHPIGKEQFLKEIQEEKTATIEAVEKSQSLSTEEKTAAKKKIEDAAAIAQKAIAAYNAWVESPDDAEKIQGQVAAEKQSLLKVTTGLKLDLALSDKLADLRSNPNLSEAEQVTAKAEAEATLADAKRVLEKADTEEELERIEAAGIASLDTIHPVGKDLVLDELEEEADKQIEAIEHHQTLSELDKKQAKEKIRAVLKTVTDAIAQLDDSVDSAEKADKLQEQIAAEQIKALENLEAIVKNADKAETASSVPSDSPQETRKEFSGGVSDSEPATETSSEYDLSNHEVGTHPDTAPQASAQPEFSGNVNDSEAATVTRPEFSGGVNDSEPTMTEHKTYDAGVQPSVRSAHPDSAPQMAALPEFNGGVNAADATVADALPAYQVTSGILPAVDGTKSVQEQSSSAKVTQLAQLKNKESRSGASVLPHTGQASNALLTVTGVISILSAAGLTFRSRKKEE comes from the coding sequence ATGAAAAGAACAGAAAAAGTTTTGCGATATTCTATTCGGAAGTCTGTTTTAGGTGTTGGGTCAGTCCTTATTTGTGCTCTGTTTTTGGGTCACAGTTTGGTGGCGGCGGATGAGGAACAGCCAGTGGCAAATGCAGTAGAGAACCCAGTTGCTGCATCGCCAGTAAATCAGGATTTGACAACGGTTAGGGAGGCTGCTAACACAGAAGTAGGCACATTTCTGGCTGAGAAAGTGACAGATCTTGGGAATAATCCAAATTTGTCAGATGAGGAGCTTGCAGCAGCTAAGGACGAAGTCAATCAAACAGCTGCAAAGGCTCAGAATGAAATTGCCGCAGCTGAGGATAAAGAAAGGATTGATCAAGCTAAAGAAGATGGATTGGCAGACATCAAATCTATCAATCCAGTCGGCAAAGATTTACTTCTAGATGAAATCCAAAATGGGAAAGCAGAGTTTGACAAACTTGTAGATAGTAGCGATTTGCTGCCTGAGGAGCAAAAGAAAAGCTTCCAAGAGTCTGTAAGGAGGAAGGCTGCAGAAGCAGAAGATGCAATTCAGAAATTAGATGTTAATGCAGCAACAGCAGAGCAGGCGGAAGTGATTCAAGAGCAAGCAGTAACCGAGGAAGATAAGTTTTTCAAATTTATAGCAAGTTCAACCGTAGATTTCACTCTGGCTGCCAAGTTAGCTGACTTGGAAGCAAATCCTAATCTTTCAGAAGCAGAAAAGAAAGCAGTTAGAGGCGAAATAGAGCAAGTGGTAGAAACAGCCAAGAAGGCTATTGAAGGAGCAGATTCTCAGGAAATCTATGACCGGGCAAAAGAAACAGCCATAGCCCACTTAGCCAAGATTCACCCTATTGGCAAAGAGCAGTTCTTAAAAGAAATTCAGGAAGAAAAAACAGCTACTATCGAGGCTGTTGAGAAGAGTCAAAGTCTTTCTACTGAGGAAAAAACTGCAGCTAAAAAGAAGATTGAAGATGCAGCAGCCATAGCTCAAAAAGCAATTGCAGCTTATAATGCTTGGGTTGAAAGTCCTGATGATGCTGAAAAAATTCAAGGACAGGTAGCTGCAGAGAAGCAAAGTTTGTTAAAAGTTACGACTGGTCTGAAACTAGATCTTGCTCTGTCTGATAAGCTAGCAGACTTACGGAGCAACCCGAATCTGTCAGAGGCAGAACAGGTTACGGCTAAAGCTGAAGCGGAAGCAACTTTAGCAGATGCGAAAAGAGTTCTTGAAAAGGCTGATACCGAAGAGGAACTAGAGAGAATTGAGGCAGCTGGAATTGCTAGTTTGGACACGATTCATCCAGTTGGCAAAGATTTGGTTTTAGATGAGCTTGAAGAAGAAGCTGATAAACAGATTGAAGCAATTGAACATCATCAAACACTTTCAGAGCTCGATAAAAAGCAAGCTAAAGAAAAGATTCGAGCAGTATTAAAGACGGTGACAGATGCGATTGCACAGCTAGACGATAGTGTAGACAGTGCAGAAAAAGCAGATAAGCTGCAGGAACAGATCGCTGCTGAGCAGATAAAAGCTCTTGAAAATCTAGAAGCGATTGTCAAGAATGCTGATAAAGCTGAGACAGCTTCTTCTGTTCCAAGTGATTCACCACAAGAAACCAGGAAAGAATTTAGTGGAGGCGTCAGCGACTCTGAGCCAGCAACGGAAACGTCGTCGGAATATGATTTATCTAACCATGAAGTTGGAACTCATCCTGATACAGCTCCACAGGCGTCTGCACAACCAGAATTCAGTGGAAATGTTAATGATTCAGAAGCGGCAACCGTAACACGGCCTGAATTTAGTGGAGGCGTCAATGATTCTGAGCCAACTATGACAGAACATAAAACCTATGATGCTGGTGTTCAGCCATCAGTCAGGAGTGCCCATCCAGACAGCGCTCCTCAGATGGCGGCTCTTCCGGAATTTAATGGTGGTGTCAATGCTGCTGACGCGACAGTAGCTGATGCTTTACCTGCTTACCAAGTAACTAGCGGTATTTTGCCAGCAGTTGATGGGACCAAATCAGTACAAGAGCAGTCTTCATCAGCTAAGGTCACCCAGCTAGCTCAGCTTAAAAACAAGGAAAGTAGGAGTGGAGCGTCAGTCTTGCCGCATACGGGGCAAGCTTCTAATGCTCTTCTCACAGTCACAGGAGTTATCAGCATTTTAAGCGCAGCTGGATTGACATTCCGTAGTAGAAAAAAAGAAGAATAA
- a CDS encoding TetR/AcrR family transcriptional regulator, producing the protein MALNTRDRILDAFFELADKQPDRLRFTFTEIAKEAGLSRQAIYKRHFNNTTEIIEYIRQDMVKQAFAPNWNSNNSEADLDPFTFLAQTILPAIYEQRQRIKILYTSSVDPLWSDFITASYKDWIEQNLNLDHQKLGIPEDLANQLLAGWISSLIENWITQDDPVPCKQFSKTFLNLVSSPLTSFAAYDSPAGPSNKIVIA; encoded by the coding sequence ATGGCTCTTAATACACGAGATAGGATTTTGGATGCATTTTTTGAATTAGCAGATAAACAGCCAGACAGGCTACGTTTTACCTTTACAGAAATCGCTAAAGAAGCCGGTTTGTCAAGACAAGCCATTTACAAACGACACTTTAATAACACTACTGAAATTATCGAATACATTCGCCAAGACATGGTAAAGCAAGCCTTTGCTCCCAACTGGAATAGCAACAATTCTGAAGCGGACTTAGATCCTTTCACCTTTTTAGCTCAAACGATTCTTCCCGCTATTTATGAGCAACGCCAACGCATTAAAATATTATATACTAGTTCTGTCGATCCTCTGTGGAGCGATTTTATTACTGCCAGTTACAAGGACTGGATCGAGCAGAATTTAAATCTTGACCACCAAAAATTAGGTATTCCTGAAGACCTGGCCAATCAACTGCTGGCCGGCTGGATTAGTTCTCTTATCGAGAATTGGATCACTCAGGATGACCCCGTTCCTTGCAAGCAGTTTTCTAAGACATTTCTCAACCTTGTATCTTCACCCCTAACCAGCTTTGCTGCTTATGATAGTCCAGCTGGTCCTTCAAACAAAATTGTTATCGCATAG